In a single window of the Thunnus albacares chromosome 1, fThuAlb1.1, whole genome shotgun sequence genome:
- the pla2r1 gene encoding secretory phospholipase A2 receptor translates to MFIQLFRCMDSVAVVAAVCVTVLLLEKSCVCVTEEDDEVLEKNQLMEFYKKGLFILESEPLKRCVTVDRSNLVLEDCEQPTRRMLWKWVSRHRLFNLGTSMCLGLNISDTTQPLGTFECDMALPVLWWRCSGNMLYGASQWKVAVAGRLVVVKKNSYHEWKRYNTPREGPCSYPYEDIHTLLGNAHGMPCALPFKYNNKWYSECTTEGREDHLPWCATTIHYDEAERWGFCPVQDSSCDRFWESNQELRACYQFNLYTILTWSQAMSTCQAQGGNLLSITSLAEHRYIRDRLDSVGAMVWIGLNHLKDGRGWQWSDGAPLSLVNFTTGLPASPLQDNRQCGVYNSAFEGHWQSLSCESALPYICKKTPNDTRRVEPLENWQYIHTVCANDWLPHNGFCYRVLLEAEAGSWEESSQACGSHGANLTSLHSLSEVEMLLSLLANFSGESSDVWIGLWKQVSSPTVEWSDGSPVTLTLWHQYQPPHNLTDAALCAKADRKEGTWLLASCDERLPAVCRRESQIPVRQAGTWDEGCPEGWKRHGHSCYAVTSHEQNYGDALMGYYCKAPLLTVENRFEQAFVNSLLSESGANSSMYYWIGLMDQERRGEYLWLPHNGSSLPLTFTNWNKHQPVSAGGCVAMSGGPSLGHWEVKDCKSHKALSVCKQSITSYQDVQLPEHHIDAYAPCPPGWESHSGLLHCFKVFHDEKVLMKRSWVEADFFCQALGAQLASFHHYEEQVFVKRLLSTMFEGTEGRWFWVGLNKRDPEQLGAWEWSDGSPVVTSFIEDKNEEDDRRDCAVYGDVTDKLVPQPCDTKHEWICKLSRGDKLKKPYWYTEQSEPWVFYRGAEYLLAKQPFDWDAVSLACQMMGAYLLSIHSREELHFVKERLRRLSLGPTDWWIGLSIGKPGEEVRWSDKTELLFQNWAEGSAGSRKNGLCVTMSSSSGKWSTSKCSDLHGYVCKRKTVSVVETPREPHYIGGCPEQWLYFGHKCLLLHLPGSPKEGKSWKDAQSICSSFEGTLVTIEDEIEQAYITMLLQGSSVGVWIGLWDEDTMKWTNGKQVSYTNWSPIEPKSYLTEDEWLSGFADEPLCTVLSNNHNFHLTGKWYDEKCSENGYGFVCQKPQDTSKPPTHSYRHPDNIEYRTRSYKVVSGNMSWYDATHMCIENDADLVSITDAYHQAFLTVLVNRLAVPHWIGLYSQDSGINYQWSDGSDTVYTHWDAADDDDDFVMGECVYMDVNGGWRRADCETLLPGALCHVAPPRNKPFISYEVVCPSTWVKFGRGCYNFEPVVQRLTFEEAREHCRQKVNTSDVLTIENETENRFVLEQLWSTGFLHQSMWLGIYFNIDTDSMAWVDGSPMDYTSWSNKAPDSKQLTADSCVTTRVVDGVWHLSRCTERLGFVCKTISDVITEVEVEPLNGLHHGIIPAAVLVAVLIFALLAGAMWFAYRRNSTRFRGLPTLGSAYYRQTSSQATESDGNVLITDLEAHSGE, encoded by the exons ATGTTCATTCAGTTGTTTCGTTGCATGgactctgtggctgttgtggcGGCTGTTTGTGTAACAGTGTTGCTGCTGGAGAAAAGCTGCGTGTGTGTCACCGAGGAGGACGATGAGGTCCTGGAGAAAAACCAGCTCATGGAGTTTTACA AAAAGGGTTTGTTTATCCTGGAGAGTGAGCCGCTGAAGCGCTGTGTCACCGTGGATCGCTCTAACCTGGTGCTTGAGGACTGCGAGCAGCCTACGCGCCGCATGCTGTGGAAGTGGGTCTCCCGACATCGCCTCTTCAATTTGGGTACCAGCATGTGCCTGGGCCTCAACATCTCTGACACGACGCAGCCTCTCGGTACGTTCGAGTGCGACATGGCCCTGCCCGTGCTGTGGTGGCGCTGCAGTGGAAACATGCTGTATGGCGCGTCCCAGTGGAAGGTGGCTGTGGCCGGACGTTTGGTGGTGGTTAAGAAAAACTCTTATCATGAGTGGAAAAGGTACAACACCCCCAGGGAAGGGCCCTGCTCATATCCCTATGAAG atATCCACACTTTGTTGGGAAATGCACACGGCATGCCCTGCGCTTTGCCCtttaaatacaacaacaaatggTACTCGGAGTGCACGACTGAGGGGCGAGAGGACCATCTACCGTGGTGTGCTACCACCATTCACTATGATGAGGCCGAAAGATGGGGCTTCTGTCCGGTGCAag ACTCCAGTTGTGATCGTTTCTGGGAATCAAACCAGGAGCTGCGAGCATGTTACCAGTTCAACCTGTACACCATCCTCACCTGGAGTCAAGCGATGTCGACCTGCCAGGCTCAAGGTGGAAATCTGCTCAGCATCACCAGCCTGGCAGAGCACAGGTACATCAGAG ATCGACTGGATAGCGTCGGAGCAATGGTGTGGATCGGGCTGAACCACTTGAAGGATGGTCGGGGGTGGCAGTGGTCTGATGGAGCGCCTCTATCATTGGTCAACTTCACCACAG GTCTGCCTGCCAGCCCGCTGCAGGACAACAGACAGTGCGGAGTGTACAACTCTGCCTTTGAGGGTCACTGGCAGAGTCTCTCCTGTGAGTCTGCTCTGCCTTACATCTGTAAGAAGACACCTAATGACACCCGGAGAGTCGAGCCACTGG AGAACTGGCAGTATATCCATACTGTGTGCGCTAATGACTGGTTGCCTCATAATGGTTTCTGCTACCGGGTGCTATTAGAGGCAGAAGCAGGAAGCTGGGAGGAGTCTTCCCAGGCCTGCGGCTCTCATGGAGCAAACCTCACCAGCCTTCACTCCCTGTCTGAGGTGGAAATGCTGCTCAGCCTTCTGGCTAACT TTTCTGGGGAGAGTTCAGACGTATGGATCGGTCTTTGGAAACAAGTATCGTCGCCAACTGTAGAGTGGTCTGATGGCTCGCCAGTAACTCTGACACTGTGGCACCAGTATCAGCCTCCACACAACCTGACAGATGCGGCACTCTGCGCCAAGGCAGACAGGAAG GAAGGGACCTGGCTTTTAGCGTCATGTGATGAGCGACTCCCCGCTGTGTGTAGAAGAGAAAGTCAGATTCCCGTTCGTCAAGCTGGAACATGGGATGAAGGTTGTCCTGAG GGCTGGAAACGTCATGGCCACTCCTGCTACGCTGTGACTAGCCACGAACAGAACTATGGCGATGCACTGATGGGATATTACTGCAAGGCCCCTCTCCTTACTGTGGAAAACAG ATTTGAGCAGGCATTTGTCAACAGTTTGCTGAGTGAGAGCGGGGCCAACAGTAGCATGTATTACTGGATCGGCCTCATGGACCAGGAGAGGCGGGGAGAATACCTCTGGCTTCCTCACAATGgctcctctcttcccctcacCTTCACAAACTGGAACAAACACCAGCCAG TCAGTGCCGGCGGCTGTGTTGCTATGTCAGGTGGACCTTCTCTTGGACACTGGGAGGTGAAGGACTGCAAGTCCCACAAGGCCTTGTCTGTGTGCAAGCAGAGCATCACCAGTTACCAGGACGTCCAGCTCCCAGAGCATCACATTGATGCCTACGCCCCCTGTCCCCCAGGATGGGAATCACACTCTGGACTGCTCCACTGTTTTAAG GTGTTCCACGATGAGAAAGTCCTGATGAAGCGTTCCTGGGTGGAAGCAGACTTCTTCTGTCAGGCCCTCGGGGCTCAGCTGGCTAGTTTCCACCACTATGAGGAGCAGGTGTTTGTTAAGCGGCTCCTCAGTACCATGTTCGAAGG AACAGAGGGTCGCTGGTTTTGGGTGGGCCTAAATAAGAGAGACCCTGAACAACTTGGAGCCTGGGAATGGTCCGATGGTTCCCCT gtGGTGACGTCCTTCATAGAGGATAAGAACGAGGAGGATGACAGGAGGGACTGCGCTGTGTACGGTGACGTGACCGACAAACTCGTGCCGCAGCCCTGTGACACCAAACACGAGTGGATCTGTAAACTGTCCAGAG GTGATAAACTGAAAAAACCCTATTGGTACACAGAGC AGAGCGAGCCCTGGGTGTTTTACCGCGGAGCCGAGTACCTGCTGGCCAAGCAGCCCTTCGACTGGGACGCCGTCTCTCTGGCCTGTCAGATGATGGGAGCTTACCTGCTGTCCATTCACTCCAGAGAAGAGCTGCACTTCGTCAAGGAGCGTTTGCGGCGG CTCTCACTGGGCCCTACTGACTGGTGGATCGGCCTGTCCATTGGCAAGCCTGGAGAGGAGGtcag gTGGAGTGACAAGACAGAATTACTGTTTCAGAACTGGGCAGAGGGGAGTGCTGGCTCTAGAAAAAATGGGTTGTGTGTCACCATGTCCTCTTCATCAG GGAAGTGGTCGACGAGTAAATGCAGCGATCTCCACGGCTATGTTTGCAAGAGAAAGACGGTGTCTGTGGTGGAGACTCCCAGGGAGCCGCACTACATCGGAGGCTGTCCGGAGCAATGGCTGTACTTTGGACACAag tgTCTCCTGCTTCACCTCCCTGGCAGTCCTAAGGAGGGAAAGAGTTGGAAAGATGCCCAGTCCATCTGCTCCTCATTCGAAGGCACGCTGGTTACTATAGAAGATGAGATTGAACAAG CCTACATCACCATGCTGCTCCAGGGCAGCTCTGTAGGCGTGTGGATCGGCCTGTGGGATGAAGACACCATGAAATGGACCAATGGGAAACAAGTCAGCTACACCAACTGGTCTCCAATTGAACCAAAGAGCTATCTCACT GAGGATGAGTGGCTCAGCGGATTTGCGGATGAACCACTGTGTACTGTTCTGTCCAACAACCACAACTTCCACCTGACAGGAAAATGGTACGATGAGAAGTGCAGCGAGAATGGGTATGGCTTTGTTTGTCAAAAACCTCAAG aTACATCCAAACCTCCCACCCACTCCTATCGCCACCCGGACAATATTGAATACCGGACCCGCAGCTACAAGGTTGTTTCTGGCAACATGAGCTGGTATGACGCGACACATATGTGCATAGAGAATGATGCGGACCTAGTGAGCATCACAGATGCCTACCACCAGGCTTTCCTTACTGTCCTTGTCAATAGATTGGCAGTCCCCCACTGGATTGGACTGTATAGTCAAGAC AGCGGTATCAATTATCAGTGGTCAGATGGCAGTGACACCGTGTACACACACTGGGACGCGGCCGATGACGATGACGACTTTGTGATGGgagagtgtgtgtacatggaCGTGAATGGCGGCTGGCGGAGAGCTGACTGTGAAACTCTTCTGCCAGGAGCCCTGTGTCATGTTGCCCCACCAA GGAATAAACCATTTATCTCATACGAGGTGGTGTGTCCCTCTACGTGGGTTAAATTTGGACGTGGCTGTTACAACTTTGAGCCTGTAGTGCAGAGACTGACATTTGAAGAGGCGAGAGAGCACTGCAGACAGAAAG TCAACACCTCTGATGTCCTGACCATTGAGAATGAGACGGAGAACCGCTTTGTTCTGGAGCAGCTGTGGTCTACAGGGTTCCTTCACCAGAGTATGTGGTTGGGGATTTACTTCAACATTGACA CTGATTCTATGGCCTGGGTGGATGGTTCACCTATGGACTACACCAGCTGGTCTAACAAAGCCCCAGACTCCAAGCAGCTGACTGCGGATTCCTGTGTTACTACCAGGGTGGTTGATGGAGTATGGCACTTGTCACGGTGCACAGAGCGGCTCGGCTTCGTCTGCAAAACCATCTCAG ATGTAATTACTGAGGTGGAAGTGGAACCCCTGAATG GTTTACATCACGGTATCATCCCCGCTGCAGTGCTGGTGGCTGTACTGATCTTTGCTCTGCTGGCAGGAGCAATGTGGTTTGCATACAGGAGGAACTCTACACGTTTTCGCGGGCTCCCTACACTCGGCAGTGCTTATTACAGACAAACCAGCTCACAGGCTACAGAGTCAGATGGAAATGTGCTGATCACAGACCTGGAAGCTCACTCAGGAGAATAA